GAAGTCGCCCTCGTCTCCATTTGTCAAAGCCGAGTCCGGGTGGTAGAGCTTCGCCAATCTACGGTAAGCGGCCTTGATCTCTGCCTGCGAAGCAGAAGGCTTGACGCGGAGCACTTGGTACGGCGTGGCTGACGAATCTCTGACAATCGGGACAGCCTCAACAGTAGCCGTGGCAGCTGCCGAGATAACATTGAACTTCTTGGGATGTGATTTTCCGAAACTGGAAGGAAGATGTGGGAGCGGAAGAGACAGGAGTTTCGACATATCGCGGAAGAGAGACAATACAAAGGTGAGTTGAAAGGCAAAGAGCTTCTCAGCTGTCAAGGACTGATCGTGTGGGAAGAGAGGAATTGTGTGCGGAGGATGGAGGATGTGGCGATGGGTGTTAAATGAGTTGCAGGAGAAGGGATGCAGTGGG
The sequence above is drawn from the Rhodamnia argentea isolate NSW1041297 chromosome 9, ASM2092103v1, whole genome shotgun sequence genome and encodes:
- the LOC115755441 gene encoding chaperone protein DnaJ-like, with protein sequence MSKLLSLPLPHLPSSFGKSHPKKFNVISAAATATVEAVPIVRDSSATPYQVLRVKPSASQAEIKAAYRRLAKLYHPDSALTNGDEGDFIEIHNAYAMLSDPTARARYDLSMRLHFSEQGGGSNQKSDFYASFHNVAETLKYY